Proteins found in one Physeter macrocephalus isolate SW-GA chromosome 17, ASM283717v5, whole genome shotgun sequence genomic segment:
- the KLK7 gene encoding kallikrein-7 isoform X1, which yields MAGFLLPALLILLLSVALGSAAQDAHDNGGGRIIDGYPCPRLSRPWQVALLDGNQLHCGGVLVNEWWVLTAAHCVMNEYIVHMGSEYLGRGQKIRATMSFRHPGYSAQSHVNDLMLVKLSRRARLSFRVKKVNLPSRCEPPGTTCTVSGWGATTSPVATFPEKLMCTDVDIISSGVCRRIYKDLLGDSMLCAGIPNSSTNACNGDSGGPLMCKGTLQGLVSWGVYPCGQPNEPGVYTQVCKYVDWINDTMRKYC from the exons ATGGCAGGATTCCTTCTTCCAGCCCTGCTGATCCTACTGCTGTCCGTAGCCCTGGGATCTGCTGCACAGGACG CCCACGATAACGGCGGCGGGAGGATTATTGATGGATACCCATGTCCTAGACTCTCCCGGCCCTGGCAGGTGGCCCTGCTCGACGGCAATCAGCTCCACTGTGGAGGCGTGCTGGTCAACGAGTGGTGGGTTCTCACTGCTGCCCACTGCGTGATGAA TGAGTACATCGTACACATGGGCAGTGAATACCTGGGAAGAGGCCAGAAGATCAGGGCCACAATGTCATTCCGCCATCCCGGCTACTCCGCACAGAGCCACGTTAATGACCTCATGCTGGTGAAGCTGAGCAGGCGGGCCAggctgtcattcagagtgaagaaGGTCAACCTGCCTTCCCGCTGTGAACCCCCTGGGACCACATGTACCGTTTCTGGCTGGGGCGCCACCACCAGCCCTGTTG CGACCTTTCCAGAGAAACTCATGTGCACAGATGTCGATATCATCTCCTCTGGAGTCTGCAGGAGGATTTACAAGGACTTGCTGGGAGATTCCATGCTGTGTGCTGGCATCCCCAACTCCAGCACCAATGCCTGCAAC GGTGACTCGGGAGGACCACTGATGTGCAAAGGTACTCTGCAAGGCCTGGTGTCCTGGGGAGTTTACCCTTGCGGGCAACCCAACGAGCCAGGTGTCTATACCCAAGTCTGCAAGTACGTCGATTGGATAAACGACACCATGAGAAAGTATTGCTGA
- the KLK8 gene encoding kallikrein-8 translates to MRKYTVRLGNHSLQNEDGSEQETAVAQSIPHPCYNSSNEDPNHDLMLIRLCGRASLGPKVKPINLADHCPQVGQKCTISSWSSVPSPQENFPDTLSCAEVKIIPQKRCEDTYPGQVTDSTVCAHESSGADTCQGDSRGSLVCGGVLQDITSWGSDLDGRPETSGVYTNICHYLGWTKKTMGSKGGSQDEL, encoded by the exons ATGAG GAAATACACAGTCCGCCTGGGAAATCACAGTCTGCAGAATGAGGATGGGTCAGAACAAGAAACGGCCGTGGCTCAGTCCATCCCACACCCCTGCTACAACAGCAGCAACGAGGACCCCAACCATGATCTGATGCTCATTCGACTATGTGGTCGGGCATCCCTGGGGCCCAAAGTGAAGCCCATCAACCTGGCAGATCACTGCCCTCAAGTTGGCCAGAAGTGCACCATCTCAAGCTGgagctctgtccccagcccccaag AGAATTTTCCTGACACCCTCAGCTGCGCAGAAGTAAAAATTATTCCTCAGAAGCGGTGTGAAGACACCTACCCCGGGCAAGTCACAGATAGTACGGTCTGTGCACATGAAAGCAGTGGGGCTGATACATGCCAG GGAGATTCCAGGGGCTCACTGGTATGTGGTGGCGTTCTCCAGGACATCACATCCTGGGGATCAGACCTCGATGGGCGGCCTGAGACATCTGGCGTCTACACCAACATCTGCCACTACCTGGGCTGGACTAAGAAGACCATGGGCAGCAAGGGCGGATCCCAAGATGAGCTCTAG
- the KLK7 gene encoding kallikrein-7 isoform X2 has protein sequence MAGFLLPALLILLLSVALGSAAQDAHDNGGGRIIDGYPCPRLSRPWQVALLDGNQLHCGGVLVNECEYIVHMGSEYLGRGQKIRATMSFRHPGYSAQSHVNDLMLVKLSRRARLSFRVKKVNLPSRCEPPGTTCTVSGWGATTSPVATFPEKLMCTDVDIISSGVCRRIYKDLLGDSMLCAGIPNSSTNACNGDSGGPLMCKGTLQGLVSWGVYPCGQPNEPGVYTQVCKYVDWINDTMRKYC, from the exons ATGGCAGGATTCCTTCTTCCAGCCCTGCTGATCCTACTGCTGTCCGTAGCCCTGGGATCTGCTGCACAGGACG CCCACGATAACGGCGGCGGGAGGATTATTGATGGATACCCATGTCCTAGACTCTCCCGGCCCTGGCAGGTGGCCCTGCTCGACGGCAATCAGCTCCACTGTGGAGGCGTGCTGGTCAACGAGTG TGAGTACATCGTACACATGGGCAGTGAATACCTGGGAAGAGGCCAGAAGATCAGGGCCACAATGTCATTCCGCCATCCCGGCTACTCCGCACAGAGCCACGTTAATGACCTCATGCTGGTGAAGCTGAGCAGGCGGGCCAggctgtcattcagagtgaagaaGGTCAACCTGCCTTCCCGCTGTGAACCCCCTGGGACCACATGTACCGTTTCTGGCTGGGGCGCCACCACCAGCCCTGTTG CGACCTTTCCAGAGAAACTCATGTGCACAGATGTCGATATCATCTCCTCTGGAGTCTGCAGGAGGATTTACAAGGACTTGCTGGGAGATTCCATGCTGTGTGCTGGCATCCCCAACTCCAGCACCAATGCCTGCAAC GGTGACTCGGGAGGACCACTGATGTGCAAAGGTACTCTGCAAGGCCTGGTGTCCTGGGGAGTTTACCCTTGCGGGCAACCCAACGAGCCAGGTGTCTATACCCAAGTCTGCAAGTACGTCGATTGGATAAACGACACCATGAGAAAGTATTGCTGA